A single genomic interval of Gouania willdenowi chromosome 10, fGouWil2.1, whole genome shotgun sequence harbors:
- the tmsb1 gene encoding thymosin beta 1, with protein MSDALPVTEELTQFNKGKLKKTNTKEKNILPTKDDIAQEKKEKGQGSS; from the exons ATGAGCGACGCTCTCCCAGTCACTGAGGAGTTGACACAGTTCAACAAGGGGAAGTTAAAGAAGACTAACACGAAGGAGAAGAACATTCTTCCTACCAAGGATG ACATTGCCCaggagaagaaggaaaaggGTCAGGGATCCTCCTGA
- the LOC114471530 gene encoding zinc finger protein 468-like, whose protein sequence is MEQFKVPSPFSPTANPADNWYNWEQSFRRFIAASGEKDEQGKIDILLHTIGEDALEVFNTLTVRGDGDELTMEEKLVLAAFMPKVHLHRLKLQQPSVTDCVFIERKNVEQLLPERLHIKEEPETLSEGQEEKQLCVQQETNSAACPVKSEDEEEKPQTSQLHWRELTEMNMKEEPSTCSLNELMTGQSVGINSKGPEAAQNPDPNSSVLQGPDGTDTDSSLTEDSNENDEDCWRKPLSESETVAEADSDSTRKKTKMSDSGKKAEIECKSSKTQISSFQQIFSKLKIHPGEKPFKCDLCSKCFIQKSYLRRHLRLHTREKPFKCDVCSKCFTHMANLQSHVVMHKEEKPFKCDVCSKCFARKSNLQSHVNMHKEEKPFKCDVCSKCFARKTYLQSHVNIHKEETPFKCDVCSKGFKHKVNLKRHSRIHTGEKPFKCDFCSKCVSQKSHLTKHMRIHTGEKPFKCDVCNTCFARKDNLQSHVRMHKEEEPFNCDV, encoded by the exons ATGGAGCAGTTCAAAGTACCGTCACCATTCTCTCCCACCGCTAACCCTGCTGACAACTGGTACAACTGGGAACAAAGCTTTCGGCGGTTTATAGCGGCCTCAGGGGAGAAAGATGAACAAGGAAAGATTGACATTTTACTCCACACCATCGGTGAGGATGCACTGGAAGTGTTCAACACACTGACTGTTAGAGGTGATGGAGATGAGCTGACAATGGAGG AAAAACTTGTGCTGGCTGCCTTTATGCCCAAAGTTCATCTGCACAGATTAAAGCTCCAGCAGCCGTCAGTCACTGACTGTGTTTTCATTGAGAGGAAGaatgtggagcagctgctcccagagcgTCTTCACATTAAGGAGGAACCagagacgctcagtgaaggtcaggaggaaaaacagctttgtgtgcagcaggagacaaacagtgctgcttgtcctgttaaaagtgaagatgaagaggagaagcctcagacctcccagctacactggagagaactaacagaaatgaacatgaaggaggaaccttcaacctgcagtttaaatgaattaatgactGGACAAAGTGTGGGAATTAACAGCAAAGGACCAGAAGCAGCCCAGAACCCAGATCCAAACAGTTCAGTACtacaaggtcctgatggaacaGACACAGACTCGTCTCTGACTGAAGATAGTAACGAGAATGATGAAGATTGTTGGCGGAAACCTCTGTCAGAGTCTGAAACTGTAGCTGAAGCTGACTCTGACTCCACCAGGAAAAAGACAAAGATGTCTGACTCAGGAAAAAAAGCTGAAATCGAATGTAAATCTTCCAAAACACAGATTagttcatttcaacagattttctCAAAACTGAAAATCCAcccaggagagaaaccatttaaatgtgatttatgtagtaaatgttttattcaaaagtcttACCTTAGGCGACACTTGAGACTCCACACaagagagaaaccatttaaatgtgatgtgtgtagtaaatgttttacccaCATGGCTAACCTGCAGTCACATGTGGTAAtgcacaaagaagaaaaaccatttaaatgtgatgtttgtagtaaatgttttgctCGTAAGTCTAACCTGCAGTCACATGTTAATAtgcacaaagaagaaaaaccatttaaatgtgatgtgtgtagtaaatgttttgccCGTAAGACTTACCTCCAGTCACATGTTAATATACACAAAGAAGAaacaccatttaaatgtgatgtttgtagtaaaggTTTTAAACATAAGGTCAACCTTAAGCGACACTCGAGAATCCACACAGGtgaaaaaccttttaaatgtgatttttgtagtaaatgtgtTAGTCAAAAATCTCACCTTACtaaacacatgagaatccacacaggagagaaaccatttaaatgtgatgtttgtaataCATGTTTTGCCCGTAAGGATAACCTGCAGTCACATGTGAGAATGCACAAAGAAGAGGAACCATTCAATTGTGACGTTTGA